A genome region from Erigeron canadensis isolate Cc75 chromosome 3, C_canadensis_v1, whole genome shotgun sequence includes the following:
- the LOC122593399 gene encoding uncharacterized protein LOC122593399 isoform X1, giving the protein MDRDTQRHHHHHSSYTSFFTLHPIIRAGYPNENIGGGRAGVDMYQGGLEMREAILREIVKERIRGEIIAEEIERRRILEIEVRNEMIMERHMAMRSSEGRVSAMMRLSLPPSHINLFEQRSLNPQPIHLEERIFLSIDEKLGCESRGSSVTPFQPCGDSLKIKETPTGVTVVPFQRHDDSLETKEIFVPPEDNKKDNIVLGKPYGEILSGTKQKLTSPTAECSSNPRADSSKKKVKMWSCVICQVSTTSAHALNDHLQGKKHKVKEADFIAKKTGANFGLGVTPKKRVVNPWKLALTTANVKKSVTKKAFGTGAPNDTKSESKKKREIKRDKYPFWCEMCQAGAVSEKIMNIHKKGKKHLTNLAKVYRNGKVNSEAPASEKFSNAEENSEMDMKKAVVENMVAFEDRTKAETETENAVVLEDVTDEKSERGVNKPMIVEVVETVQYGMENVTAGEAETVMDDKENVAEDANI; this is encoded by the exons ATGGATAGAGATACACAAcgccatcatcatcatcattcttCCTATACTAGTTTCTTCACACTACACCCCATTATTCGAG CAGGCTATCCAAACGAAAATATTGGTGGAGGTCGGGCAGGAGTAGATATGTATCAAGGAGGTTTAGAAATGAGAGAGGCAATACTGAGGGAGATCGTGAAGGAAAGGATTAGAGGGGAGATTATTGCAGAGGAAATAGAGCGCAGACGCATTTTGGAGATTGAGGTGCGAAATGAGATGATTATGGAGCGACACATGGCTATGAGGAGTAGTGAAGGAAGAGTTTCAGCAATGATGCGGTTATCACTGCCGCCAAGCCACATTAACCTGTTTGAGCAGAGAAGTTTGAATCCACAACCGATTCATTTGGAGGAGAGAATTTTCTTGTCCATCGACGAAAAGCTCGGCTGTGAAAGTCGGGGCTCGTCAGTTACCCCATTTCAGCCCTGTGGGGATTCACTTAAAATTAAAGAAACTCCTACGGGAGTTACGGTTGTCCCATTTCAACGACATGATGATTCACTTGAGACTAAAGAGATATTTGTACCCCCTGAGGATAACAAGAAGGACAATATCGTTCTG GGCAAGCCCTATGGTGAAATTCTGTCTGGAACAAAACAAAAGTTGACATCACCAACTGCAGAATGTTCAAGCAACCCTCGTGCAGATAGTTCTAAGAAGAAAGTGAAGATGTGGAGCTGTGTAATTTGCCAGGTCAGTACCACAAGCGCGCATGCTTTAAATGATCATCTTCAAGGAAAAAAACACAAGGTAAAAGAGGCAGATTTTATAGCTAAGAAAACTGGTGCTAACTTCGGTCTTGGAGTTACACCCAAGAAACGTGTAGTAAATCCTTGGAAACTTGCTTTAACAACTGCCAATGTGAAGAAATCAGTAACGAAAAAAGCATTTGGTACGGGTGCCCCTAATGATACTAAGAGTGAAAgtaagaagaaaagagaaatcAAGAGAGATAAATACCCGTTTTGGTGTGAGATGTGTCAGGCAGGAGCCGTCTCTGAGAAAATAATGAACATCCATAAGAAAGGTAAGAAGCATTTAACAAATCTTGCTAAAGTTTATCGAAATGGTAAAGTCAATTCTGAAGCTCCTGCAAGTGAAAAGTTCTCTAACGCTGAAGAAAACTCTGAGATGGACATGAAAAAGGCAGTGGTTGAAAATATGGTTGCGTTTGAGGATAGAACCAAAGCTGAAACTGAAACAGAAAATGCAGTGGTTTTAGAAGATGTTACTGATGAGAAGTCTGAGAGAGGAGTAAACAAGCCGATGATTGTAGAAGTGGTTGAAACGGTCCAGTATGGGATGGAAAATGTTACTGCAGGGGAAGCTGAAACCGTTATGGATGACAAGGAGAATGTTGCTGAAGATGCAAATATCTGA
- the LOC122593399 gene encoding uncharacterized protein LOC122593399 isoform X2 produces MDRDTQRHHHHHSSYTSFFTLHPIIRGYPNENIGGGRAGVDMYQGGLEMREAILREIVKERIRGEIIAEEIERRRILEIEVRNEMIMERHMAMRSSEGRVSAMMRLSLPPSHINLFEQRSLNPQPIHLEERIFLSIDEKLGCESRGSSVTPFQPCGDSLKIKETPTGVTVVPFQRHDDSLETKEIFVPPEDNKKDNIVLGKPYGEILSGTKQKLTSPTAECSSNPRADSSKKKVKMWSCVICQVSTTSAHALNDHLQGKKHKVKEADFIAKKTGANFGLGVTPKKRVVNPWKLALTTANVKKSVTKKAFGTGAPNDTKSESKKKREIKRDKYPFWCEMCQAGAVSEKIMNIHKKGKKHLTNLAKVYRNGKVNSEAPASEKFSNAEENSEMDMKKAVVENMVAFEDRTKAETETENAVVLEDVTDEKSERGVNKPMIVEVVETVQYGMENVTAGEAETVMDDKENVAEDANI; encoded by the exons ATGGATAGAGATACACAAcgccatcatcatcatcattcttCCTATACTAGTTTCTTCACACTACACCCCATTATTCGAG GCTATCCAAACGAAAATATTGGTGGAGGTCGGGCAGGAGTAGATATGTATCAAGGAGGTTTAGAAATGAGAGAGGCAATACTGAGGGAGATCGTGAAGGAAAGGATTAGAGGGGAGATTATTGCAGAGGAAATAGAGCGCAGACGCATTTTGGAGATTGAGGTGCGAAATGAGATGATTATGGAGCGACACATGGCTATGAGGAGTAGTGAAGGAAGAGTTTCAGCAATGATGCGGTTATCACTGCCGCCAAGCCACATTAACCTGTTTGAGCAGAGAAGTTTGAATCCACAACCGATTCATTTGGAGGAGAGAATTTTCTTGTCCATCGACGAAAAGCTCGGCTGTGAAAGTCGGGGCTCGTCAGTTACCCCATTTCAGCCCTGTGGGGATTCACTTAAAATTAAAGAAACTCCTACGGGAGTTACGGTTGTCCCATTTCAACGACATGATGATTCACTTGAGACTAAAGAGATATTTGTACCCCCTGAGGATAACAAGAAGGACAATATCGTTCTG GGCAAGCCCTATGGTGAAATTCTGTCTGGAACAAAACAAAAGTTGACATCACCAACTGCAGAATGTTCAAGCAACCCTCGTGCAGATAGTTCTAAGAAGAAAGTGAAGATGTGGAGCTGTGTAATTTGCCAGGTCAGTACCACAAGCGCGCATGCTTTAAATGATCATCTTCAAGGAAAAAAACACAAGGTAAAAGAGGCAGATTTTATAGCTAAGAAAACTGGTGCTAACTTCGGTCTTGGAGTTACACCCAAGAAACGTGTAGTAAATCCTTGGAAACTTGCTTTAACAACTGCCAATGTGAAGAAATCAGTAACGAAAAAAGCATTTGGTACGGGTGCCCCTAATGATACTAAGAGTGAAAgtaagaagaaaagagaaatcAAGAGAGATAAATACCCGTTTTGGTGTGAGATGTGTCAGGCAGGAGCCGTCTCTGAGAAAATAATGAACATCCATAAGAAAGGTAAGAAGCATTTAACAAATCTTGCTAAAGTTTATCGAAATGGTAAAGTCAATTCTGAAGCTCCTGCAAGTGAAAAGTTCTCTAACGCTGAAGAAAACTCTGAGATGGACATGAAAAAGGCAGTGGTTGAAAATATGGTTGCGTTTGAGGATAGAACCAAAGCTGAAACTGAAACAGAAAATGCAGTGGTTTTAGAAGATGTTACTGATGAGAAGTCTGAGAGAGGAGTAAACAAGCCGATGATTGTAGAAGTGGTTGAAACGGTCCAGTATGGGATGGAAAATGTTACTGCAGGGGAAGCTGAAACCGTTATGGATGACAAGGAGAATGTTGCTGAAGATGCAAATATCTGA